In the Bacillus sp. FJAT-42376 genome, TTTTTTATTAACGATGCCCTTGCTACGGCCATTGCAATGATGGCGATTTACGCAAAAGCGATTGTCGGCTTTTCAAACAGCCAATTCATTCTATTGTATCTCGTCTCAACCATTACAAGCATCGGAGGCTCCTTCCTTTTTGGCTTTATTACAAAAGCTGCGGGAGCAAAAAAATCGGTGATGATGGTTGGATTTGTCCTCCTCGGCGCTCTGCTGATTGCCGTTGCCGCAACGGAACAGTGGATGTTCTGGATTGCCGGCAGTCTTTTTGGCATCTCACTCGGCGCGATTTGGGTCACTTCCAGAACATTGATTGTCGAGCTGACCCCTGAAGAAAAGCGCGGACAGTTTTTCGGGCTATTCGCGTTTTCCGGGAAGGTTTCTTCTGTCATAGGACCTTTCATTTACGGGACGATTACGCTCCTTCTGTCCGATTACGGAGATTTAGCGAGCAGAGCAGCGCTCGGATCTTTACTGATCATGACGGCAGCAGGACTTGCTGTCCATCAAAGGGTCCGGTATACAAAGCCTTCCTGAATGGATTGAAACAGGCCTCTTCCCGCATATACATAAATAGATTAGCACCCGGGAGGACGTGATAGGAATGGCGCGCAATGCTTGGGGAATCGATTCTGCCAAAAAAGCAGATCAGGATTTATATAATAGTGTGAAAAAATTTTACGGGACCCCTGCCTACTGGGGGCGATATCTTGCAGATGTCCCAGGGGTATCAAGAGGCTTATCAAAGCTTGAGATCAGTTTTATCCACAGCAGGGGAATCAAGGTTCTGCCCATTTATAATATTTTTGATCAGGCTCTTTTGTATGATAAAGGCGCAATCGCTGTGAGAAATGCCGTTTTTCATGCAAAAAGACTTGATATTCCGCAAGGAACCGTGATCTTTGCCAATATTGAACATTTTTTCTCGGTTCAGGCAGATTGGATTGCTGCCTGGGCGGAAAAAATGTCTGAAACAGGCTATCGGCCCGGATTTTATCATGATCCTCTAAAAGGTGATTTCGCTGAAGCCTATTGCGCAGCAGTGAGTAAAAACAGTAAGATCGCCAATCTGAGCATCCTTTGGAGCTCACGGCCTGAAACGGGAACGAGCAAGGAATATGAAGCCCCGCCATTCAATCCGGCCAAGACCACATGTAAAGGAAATGTCTGGATCTGGCAATATGGAAGAGACGCGAAACACTGTCCGATTAATACAAACCTTGCGGATGACAGGCTTCTCAAATATTTATATTAACGCAGAGGTCCTGTTGTGCTTCATCTATTTGCTGAATCGTCCGATATAAAGGCTATATAAGCAAATGGAAGGAAGAACTTGAATGGAATCAAATAAAGGCATTTTGCTGGACAGCGGTACAAATGAATTGGAACTAGTGGAATTTCTCATCGGGGAAAACCGCTTTGGCATCAACGTAATCAAAGTGAAAGAAATTATTCAGCCTGTTCCTGTGACAGCAGTGCCTCACTCCCATCCGAATGTGTCGGGGATCATCGAGCTTCGGGGAGAGGTACTGCCTGTCATCAATACAGCTAAAGCTCTGCAATTGCCAGAAGCCGAACTGACTAGAGCCGATAAATTCGTTGTGACAGAGTTCAATAAACAAAAGCTCATCTTCCATGTACACGGAGTGACCCAGATTCACCGGGTAACATGGGATCATATTGAGAAGCCATCTTCTATGTACCAAGGCCTTGAATCACATGTAACAGGTGTCATTCAGCTGAATGAACAAATGGTTTTAATGCTTGATTTTGAAAAAATAGTTGTGGACATTGACCCGTCCTCAGGTCTTACGTTAGACCGGATCAGAAAACTCGGGAAGCGTGAACGCTCGAATAAAAAGATTGTGGTAGCAGAGGATTCACCGATGTTAAGAAAACTGCTAAAGGAAACGCTCGAAGAGGCAGGCTACACAGAATTGGAGTTATTTGAAAATGGAAGAGATGCACTTGATTTTCTTGAGACTGCAAGTACAGAATCGGAGTCTTTGACTGACTCGATCCATCTGGTCATCACCGATATTGAGATGCCGCAAATGGACGGGCACCATTTAACAAAAAGAATCAAAGAACATCCGGCGCTTCAGGCTCTCCCTGTTATCATTTTTTCCTCTCTTATTACAAATGATTTGCTGCATAAAGGAGAAAAGGTGGGGGCTGCTGCACAAGTCAGCAAACCGGATATCGACGAGCTTGTTGCACTCATCGACCAATATATTTTATAGTAAGGGAAAAGCGGAAGGGATGCAGAGGAAATGATAAGCGAAGCAAAAAGGTTTGCTGAATTCGTCCATCGCGGCCAGGTCCGCAGGCTGACCGGTGTCCCATATTTTGTTCATGTTGAAAACACAGCCACTATTCTGCTGAAAGCCGGGGCATCGGATGAACTCGTCGCAGCAGGCTATTTGCATGATACTGTGGAGGATACGGATACTTCTATGGAAGACATCCGCAGCAAATTCGGTGGATCAGTTGCGGATCTTGTGGCATTCAACACCGAGGATAAGAAAAAGACGTGGGAAGAGCGGAAGCAAGCTACCATCGATCATGCAGCAGGCGCAAGTCTGGAGGAGAAAATGCTCCTTGCTGCTGACAAACTGGATAACCTGCAAAGCATGGAGCAGGGGCTTATAAAATATGGAGATGAGCTTTGGAATCATTTCAGCAGAGGCAAAGAGCAGCAGGCCTGGTATTACAGGAACGTGGCAAAAGAGCTTTTTGCCCAGCTGAAGCCGGAAGAGGTTCCCACCTACTTTTATACATTGGATCGGCTCCAGAACCGGCTATTCTAAAAAGCTCGCTTCATTTTAGGGAAAACATAAAGAAAACCGCGCGGATATCTGCGCGGTTTTTAATAATTTTCTCCGAGTTTCTTAAATACAGGCTTTACGTATGTACGGGACTGGTGCACGGGCTGCGACTTTTGTTCTTCTTTGATTCCCGTATACATTTGCAAAAGCTCTTTCGCTTTTTGGAGGGAAAGGTGAGTTTTGGGATTTCGGTAGGATTGATTTAAAGAACCTAAATGCGGTAGCTGATGAAAATCTTCTTTTGTCGGGGGCATGTGAAAGTAATAGGAGCCTGCACATACTAATACATCAGACTGCTGTTTGCTGAATCTGGGGTTTTGTGAAAAATGGAGACCTTTTTTTTCTGCTTTTCCTTCCGCAATCAGCTTGAGAAGGGCTTTTTTCTTTAAAAAATAAAGAAACTTTGGATTGGTAGCTGTTTTAGCATGACGGTTTACCGTATATATGGCTTTAGCAATATTGTCAGCTGTCATGGTTAAAGAATGTTCTTTCTGTCTGTCCATCATACGATTCTCCTTAATCCGCCAATAAAATTGACTGGTTTAATACAATTATACGGAACCTTAATTAAAAAGCAACTTGGGATCAGACGGAGTCAAGATCCCAACTCTTCTCCCATATATCCCTGCTTTTCCATGTGCTTAAGAAACAATTCAGTATAAAACGGGTCCCACTGGGTGCCTCTTCCTTCACGGAGGATTGACAAAGCTTTGCCGACCGGCATGCCTTTCCTGTATGGTCTGTCGGATGTCATAGCATCATATGCATCGGCCACAGCAAGGATCCGGCCGAATTTAGGTATACTTTCTCCCTTTAGTCCATCGGGGTAGCCCAATCCATCGTAACGCTCATGGTGATACCTCACGCCGGGAATCAGGGGAGCCATTGCAGAGGCGGGTTCCACGTTAGCGAGGATGTTAGCTCCGATTACCGGATGAAGCTTAATTTCTTCAAATTCTTCCTCTGTTAGCCTGCCATCTTTTAACAGTATGCTGTCTTTAATTCCGATTTTACCGATATCGTGAAGCAAAGCGGTTTTTTTCAGGAGGTCAAGTTCTTCTTTACTCATACCCGATTGCTCCCCGATAATAAACGCATATTCTGCGACACGGATAGAGTGTCCGGCTGTGTATAAATCTTTTGCATCCAAAGTCATAGCGAGCGTACGGAACAGGCTCTCGGTAAGAAGGCTGTTGATGCGGTCCTTCGCTTTCAAACCCTCAAGCATTTGATTGTATCCGGCAATCAGAGTAGAAAATTCATCGGAATAGACCTCATTGCGGTATTCGTACTTTCCTTTTTTAACAAGCCTCATACCCTTTTCAAGATTGGCGATCGGTTCTCCGATATCCTTTAATAAAAGAAAGCAGACGAATGAGGAGAAGGCGATGGACATGAACATGACAATCGCAGCCCAGCTCCAGTATTCCTGCGTTAAAGTGACGGACGCTTCTGATAGGTGGACTTGTGTGGCGAGACTGAATAGGAGAAGGGGGAAAATACCGATATAAATGGCGGTGAATAGAACCTTGCTTCTAATCGTCGTATAAATTTTTGATGGCTGGGCCAGATCCTCATTATACTGCATGAGGGCCCTTCTTCTTAAATCGTAAAGCAGGGGCTTTATAGACTTCGTTGTCAGAAAATATTCAATTACACTGTGCATTCCGGCAATCAGGACGGCTCCTACCATCGCTAAAATAATATAGTAGCCGGGAATGCTTAAGTATCCATTCTGATAGAAAAAAGCAGCGGACGTAAATCCCGGGACTGAAAACCCGAGCAAATGGGGTACGTTGATTCTAAGGATGGTAGACAGCGGAAATTTGTGCACGCGGCTGAATGCGTCCCTCATTTCCTCCAGGCTCGAATTACTCATCAGCCCTTTTTTAATCGGTTTAAGCTGATAATTCAATATAAGAATATCCGAAGTAACCATGCAAATAAAGGAAAACAGCATGATGCCTACTAAAAGAAGAATTTCCATCAATGGAATAGCAAGAGTGGAGAATATGAAAACAGACCCGACTCCAAACACAGCGATCAGGGAACCGGAGATATAATTAGTTATTACTTTTTTTAGAAAAACTGAGTAAGTATTCATTATTTCACAACCTTTGGAAGCAATAGCATGATATACCTAATTATACTAAATTCGACATGGATATTCATTACTAAAATAATTAAATAGTCGGAGCTGCCCAAAAAGTCCGTGTTAAAGCTTGATCCCTCTTGATCCGTTTGAGTGTTTTTGGCTGATTTATCCTCCCATCAGCCTATCCGAAGTTGGAGGTGCAGCTGCAAAGTATCTAGACCATTATCTGAGCTGGTTTCAGTTCCTGGATGACATCCGTTTCCGAAACAACTCTAAAACTGTAAGTAAGATGATTGTCGATAGCTGCTTATTTCCGACAGTAGCTGCTTATGATATTTTAAGGTTATCTACATTCAGAGTTTTATAATCCTTGTTCAACAAACGGGGCAGTAATGTTCAAGAAGGAAAAAAATAATTGGGACTAAAAGTAAGAAAAAAAAAGAGACAATGGGTAGGGAAGTTTATGGAATCTATGCTAATTATCTTGCGAGGCAATTCTGGAGTGGAAAAACCACGACTGCGAAAATCCTGCAAAATCATTTAGGCCACGGAACGCTCTTGGTCTCTCAGGATGTCGTTCGTCGTGATATGTTGAAAGTTCACGATAGAGATGGAAATCTTTCCATTGATTTGATCCGCCAAATTGCGGAATATGGTAAAGGTAAGTGTGAATTTGTTATAGTGGAAGGAATCTTAAATACAAAACGTTATGGTGGAATGCTAAAGGACTTAATCCAGTTCTATAACCAAGAAGCATATATTTATTATTTTGATTTATCCTTTGAAGAAACAGTCATACGTCATAATACTCGTGCCAAAAAGATGGAATTCGGAGAAGACTCTTTAAGAGCTTGGTGGAATCCAAACGATTATCTTGGCGTGGAGGGAGAAACGCTATTCACTAATGATATGCTGCAAAACGATGTAGTGAAACAGATTTTAAATCAACTACAAAAGTAATTATTCCCTTTGGCTTCTACAAAAAACGGGTGCTTACGTGGAATTATGGATGGTAAACAAAGGTCCTTAAATCAGGTTCTTATTTTTTATGGTCATTTATCGACAATATTATATAACATAGCTTTTAAAAAAAGCATGAAAAACAATAAAACCGAACGATTACGAAGCTCAATATCAGAGTTTCAAATAATCGTTCGGTTTTTTTATTCGCTAAGTTAAAGCATGTTGTTAGATTTTTTAAACTCTGTTGGCTGAAGCGGGAGCGAGTGTCTGCTAGCTGCAATCACCAGCCAAGTATTAGCCGGAGAGCTTTTGTCCCAGCCTCTTTTACTTTTTCTCTTCATAACTTTTCAAACTGTCCCGTCCATTAAACCGTATTGATTGTTTTTTTTGATTTTTTTTCCTTCAGCTTCTGTATTTTTTCTTCCATCGCCGCCTGTTCACTCAGTTTAGGGAGAGTCAGGGCATAGAAGACGAAGACGAGGAAAATGACAATCGCCATTCCGTAATAGATATAATCAATCGTTTCAATGAATTTAGGAAAAACAACCGCAATCAGCCCTAAAGTAATGGATTGGGCGGTCATCATCAGCGGATCGATCCATCCGCTTACCCTTCCCATTAATTTCGGATTGACAATTTTAGGCATCCATCCGCCGATGGCGATGTTAATAGGGCCAAGACATATTCCAATGAAAAAAACAGCGGTCAGATAAACCCAGAGATGGTCGGTAAAGCCGAGCAAAACGATCAGGGCGGAAGCCGCTAAAATCGGAACAATCATCATCAGATGAGGCTTTACCTTTTTTTCAATAAACGTCGCAATGGCGCTTCCTGCAAGCAATCCGATGCCAAGTGAGATGGCAAAGAAGGATGCGTACCATTCATAATTCTCAGGAGAGAGCTTGTACTTCATTGTAAACATCGGAAGAATGGCGAACCCGCCATTTACGAATCCGAACACGAAAAAGCCAAAGATAATGACAGCCAAGAGTTTGTTTTGAATAATGTAGACGATTCCGTCTTTAAAATCCCTGAAGGAGGTTTTAAAGTTAATTTCCTTCCAGTCAGGTTTTCCGTTGGGAAGGCGGGCGCCTTTCGGTATTTTGCAAGCCCTGATCAATAAAGCGGAAATGACGAAGCTCACAAAGTCAATGACGACGGCTCCATGAATCCCAATCGTTTTATAGGCGATTGCCCCAAGGCCGACTCCAAAAACCATGAAAATACTAAATAGGATTTGGTTTAATCCAGCAGCCTGAGCATATTGATCTTTTTTTAAGATTCCCTGTACAAGGCTGTTTTCTGCAGGGAAGAAAAACTTGGTGACGGAACTTCTCAAAAACAAGATAAAAAAGATAAGGGGAACTGAATTTAAGAATAGTGCTCCGAACAAAACGACGCTCAGTACGGCGCGGATCCAGTCACAATTTTCAGCTACTTTTTTACGGTCGAATCTGTCTGCCACAACGCCGACAAGGAAAAACACAAAAATTGTCGGGAGGGAATACATAAGCTCAGCAAGCGTCGCATAATAGGGCTGGCTGCTGAAATGCTCCAGCAGGTAAAAAGCAAAGGCCATGTTGCCGATGGTCGTACCCATTTGCGAGGAAAGGGCTGCTAAAAAGAGCTTTACGAAATTTGGATTTTTAAAAATCTCCATTCTAACGCTCCTTTTCACCATTAAGTCCATTCATTTCAATGTTATTATAAGTGATTCAGCCTTTTTTTAATATGGAATGTTTGTAAATCTTTTACTGCAATTTCATTTACTGAAGCGAAATGGATACCCGTGTACCGTTTGGAACCATACGCGCCAGTTCAAGAACATCTTTATTATACATTCTGATACAGCCTTTTGAAACAGATTGACCGATGGATGCCGGATTATTTGTTCCGTGAATCCCGTAACCGGCTTTTGATAAGGAAAGCCACATCGCTCCGTAAGGGCCGCCTGGATTCGGCTCACGGTTTACAATGATAAATTCTCCAATCGGAGTATTGTACAATATGCGGCCGGTTGCAATCGGATATTGCTTTACAAGGAGGCCGTTCCGGTACAGCCCCAACTTCTTTTTTCTGACGGAAACTGCGATCCGGTAAGGCGTATCTCCTCCGGGAAATCCTGGAATAACGATGGAGCTTCCCGGGATCAGAACGGAATTTACATTCAGCCTGTTTGCCCGGGCGAGCGCCTCAGGAGTGATCCGGAAATCAGCCGCAATCGAGCGGATGGTTTCACCAGCTTTTACAATATAGGTCATTCTGCTTTCACCTCTCACAGCAATCACTTCTTAAACCAAAATATGCGGAAGGAGATTTTTGTTTCCTGGCGGAAAGAAAGCCTAATATGGGAAATATGGTATAATAAGGAGCAGCTTTCATACAAAAAATTAAGGGTGTTTTTAATGGAAAAAGAAAAATTTGCAATCGTTGATATAGGATCCAATACGATGAGGCTCGTCATTTTTGAACGGGACCAGAGCGGCAGAATGAAAGAAATTGAAAACGTAAAAGCGGCAGCGCGTCTCAGAAACTATTTAAATGAGAAAAACATCCTGGAAGAAGAAGGCATTCTTAAAATGCTTGATACGTTAAAAAGTTTCCAGGAAGTATCCCGGCACCATCAGCTGAAACATGTACACGCTGTCGCTACAGCAGCAATCAGACAGGCTGTCAACAAGGATGACATTCTTTCCCGTGCAAATAATGAAACGGATTTTACCATCAGGCTTCTTTCAGAATATGAAGAGGCGTACTACGGATATTTAGCGGTGATCAATTCCACTTCTATCCAGGATGGAATTACGATTGATATCGGAGGCGGCAGTACCGAAGTCACGCTTTTTGTGAATCGTGAAATGAAAGAATATCACAGCTTTCCTTTCGGAGCGCTATCCCTTAAAAGGAAGTTTGTCCGCGGAGAACTGCCGGATGAGAAAGAATCAGAGCAGCTTGATGCTTATATTCTGGAACAGTTTCAAACCCTTCCATGGCTGAAAGACCGCGAGCTCCCGGTGATTGGAATTGGAGGAAGCGCACGGAACCTTGTTCAGGTGGATCAGGCGCTGAAGGAATATCCGCTCGCAGGTGTCCATCAATATGAAATGTCGATTGAAGATATTCGGAGCACTCTGTCTTATTTAACCTCTCAGTCCTTTGAAGAATTGCAGCGTGTTGACGGCTTATCGAAAGACCGGGCTGATTTGATCATTCCGGCTGCAATGGTTTTCCGGGCCCTGTGCAGTGAGGTGAAAGCAGATACATTCATCATGAGCAGAAAAGGGCTCCGGGATGGAGTATTCTTTGAGGATCTTACACGGGAATATGGAATTAGCGCCTATCCAAATGTGGTCGAAGAGAGCTTTTACGAAATGGCTTCTGATTTCCGTATTGATTTGAACCATGTCATCCCCGTTACGAATATGGCTTTTGATTTTGTTCATTTGCTGGAGAAACAATCCCTTGTATCCTATACGAATAAGGAATTGACTGATTTAAAAAGAGGGGCTTTTGTTTTTAACCTTGGCCAGTATATAGATTCCGAGTCAAGCAGCCAGCATACCTTTTATCTCCTGGCAAACAGGACCATTGATGGAATGTCGCATAAAGAAAGATTAAAAACCGCATTAATCGCATCTTTTGCAGGCAAGGCTGAGCTGAAGCGGTTTTTGCAGCCGTTTCAAGACTGGTTTACAAAAGAGGAGCAGAAAGTAATCCGGACATCCGGGGCAATACTTAAATTTATGTATAGCCTGAACTCTACGAAGAGAAATATCGTGGAATCCCTTGATTTATCGATAACCGGCGGTGTTCTAACGGTGCATGCCATCTGCAGCGCTGACTGGAGACCTGAAGCGTATCAGGCAGAAAAACATAAAAAGCATATTGAAAAGCTATTCAGAATGCCGGTTGAATTAAAATTCAGCTACGCAGAGCATGTTTAATGGCTGATTTAAGGGGTATCTAAAGATTGAATTGGCAAGGTTTATAAAGTTTACACAAATAAAACAATAAATTTACATACTCCCAAAAAAATTTTGGTAAGATAGCAACCAAAGAAAGGCGGCGATTTTATTAATGACTACAGTTAAATATGCAGCAGATCTAAGCAGTCCGGCCTATTATAACAACCGGGAACTCAGCTGGCTTTCGTTTAACGAAAGAGTGCTGGAAGAAGCGATTGATGCCCGCAATCCCTTACTCGAGCGCCTGAAATTCCTGGCTATTTTCAGCTCCAATTTAGATGAATTTTTCATGGTCCGGGTAGCAGGCTTAAAGGACCAAGTGAAGGCCGGATTTAATAAACCGGAGAATAAAGCGGGACTTACTCCAAAAAGACAGCTTTTTAAGATCGCTGAACAGAATCACAGACTCGTCGCCCTGCAAAGCCGCACGTATACAAAAACCCTTCTTCCAGCTCTTAAGGAAGAAAATATAGAATTTCTATCTCTTGAACAGCTCACTTCCCTGCAGCTGAACAGGCTGGAGCAGTATTTTGATGAACAGATTTTCCCGGTTCTTACACCGATGGCGGTGGATGCATACAGACCGTTTCCCATGCTGCTGAATAAAAGCTTAAACCTCGCCATTGTGTTGAAAGATCCGTACACACCGGACGAACTCCGCAGCAAAACGGCTATCGTCCAGGTTCCATCGGTGCTTGAGCGGTTTATAGAGCTTGATCATGACGGAAAAGATCAGTATGTCCTTCTTGAAGAGATCATCGGACATTTCATTTATAAGCTGTTTAAAGGCTACATAGTAGAATCCGTAACCCAGTTTAGAATTACGAGAAATGCGGATATGACGATCCATGAAGAGGGAGCTCGCGATCTGCTGAAAGAAATTGAAAAAGAATTGAAGAAAAGAAAATGGGGGGCAGCCGTCCGTCTTGAATTAAAAAAGGACGGGTATGACAAAAATGTTCTCCAATATTTGCTTCATGAACTGGAAATCCATGAAAAAGATGTTTATGAAGTAGAAGCACCTCTCGATTTAACCTTCTTATTCAGCTTCTTTAAAGAAATATCTTCCAAGTATGATCATCTGGAATATGAAACATTAATCCCCCAGCCGCCTAAAGATATGGTTTCTGAGATGCATATCTTTGATCAGGCTTCAGAAAAGGACATTTTTTTGCACCATCCTTATGAATCCTTTCAGCCAGTCGTCGATTTTATTGCCGACGCTGCCGATGACCCTGACGTATTAGCCATCAAGCAGACGCTATACAGGGTAAGCGGCGGTTCCCCTATCATTGAAGGCTTGAAAAGGGCAGCTGAAAATGGAAAACAGGTAACCGTTCTTGTCGAATTAAAAGCGAGATTTGATGAAGAAAATAATGTTCAGTGGGCGAAGGAGCTTGAGAAAGCAGGGTGCCATGTCATTTATGGAATGACGTATTTAAAAACCCACAGTAAAATTACGCTCGTTGTCCGCAAAAAGAATAATCGCATTGAGCGGTTTGTGCACCTTGGCACAGGCAATTACAACGAGAAAACAGCGAACATGTATACAGATATGGGCCTGATCACATCAAAGAGGAAATTTGGAATCGATGCTACAAACTTTTTCAACTATTTAAGCGGCTATACTGAGAAGCCGGAATTTCATCATTTATCTGTTGCTCCGTTTGATATTAGAAAAGATTTCATTCAGCTGATCGATGAAGAAATCGCTTATCAAAAACAATACGGAAACGGCCGCATTATTTCAAAAATGAATTCTCTAACAGATAAAGTCATTATTATGAAACTCTACGAAGCTTCCAATGCCGGTGTGAAAATTGATTTGATCGTCAGGGGAATATGCTGCCTGCGCCCCGGAATTAAGGGTGTAAGTGAAAATATCCGGGTGCGCAGCATTGTCGGCAGGTTTCTTGAACACAGCAGAATTTACTATTTTCACCATAATGGAGAAGAGAAAATCTACTTATCTTCAGCGGATATGATGACGAGGAATATGGAGAAAAGAGTGGAAATCGCTTTTCCGATATTTGATGGACACATCAAAAAACGGATTAATCGAATTCTTGCCGTTCAGCTGGAGGACAATATGAAATCCAGAGAGCAAAATTCGGAAGGCCTCTACAAATATGTTGATAAATCAAAGGATGAACAAGACATAGACAGTCAGCTTGTCATGTATGGAATGGCTTATGACGTCCTGGAAGATGAGGAATAAAAAAAGTCCGGTTTTTTTTCCGGACTTTTTTTATGGAGAAGACCTTAAAGGATCTTCAGGGCATTCGTACATTCGTATAAAAAGGACGGCATGAATCTATACATGGCTGCTTTTTAAAGTGAACACGGTTAATTCAGGCATGGAAAGGAATCGGAATGGAAGCCTCGTTGTTCCAAGACCCCGATTGACATACAGTTTTCTCGTTCCATATTTATAAAGTCCTTCTGTATAAATATCTGCAAGAGGCGGCGTAATAACCGGGCCGTAAAAGGGGAGCTGAATTTGTCCTCCATGACTGTGGCCCGAAAGCTGCAGATCCACCGGAAAATTCTTCGCTCTGATCCAGGCGTCCGGTTCGTGGGCAAGAAGGATATTATAGGAGTCAGGATGAAATGCACCTGCTGTACGTTCATAATCGGGTCTGCCCAGTATCAAATCGTCTAAACCGCCAATCGTAATAAAGCTCTGATTTGCCAGGCGGATCTTTACTGTTTCATTTTTGAGCACATTGAAGCCTGCCCGGCTCATAATTTCTGAATAGGCGTCACTGCCGTAACCGCCATGATCATGATTTCCGTATACCGCAAATTTCCCAAGAGGCGCTTTAATTTTTTTCATAAGAGGAATGATTTTTTCAGGGTGTTTATAGCTCCCGGGGTCATCCATTAAATCGCCGGTGAAAAACACCGCATCCGGTGAATAGTCGTTGATGATTTCTTGTATATGTTCAAGCTGCCCGAGCGTATAATACTCGCTTAAATGTGTATCACTGAATTGGATCAGTTTCATTCCGTCAAAGCTCTCAGGAATTTTAGGGTCGGCTACCACCAGCTCCTGAATGTCAAGCAAGCCCGGCTCCATATACCTTGCATAGCTGTAACCGCCGATTGAGATGGTAAAACCGGCTGCGGCAAATGAAAGTAGGCTTTTTAAAAATAACCGCCGTGACATTTTTTTCTTCATGCAATCAAACCTTATCTAATTAAGTATGGCCTTATTATAGCATGGTCCATTTTGGGAAAATGCTCGAAAGGTGGA is a window encoding:
- a CDS encoding RNA degradosome polyphosphate kinase codes for the protein MTTVKYAADLSSPAYYNNRELSWLSFNERVLEEAIDARNPLLERLKFLAIFSSNLDEFFMVRVAGLKDQVKAGFNKPENKAGLTPKRQLFKIAEQNHRLVALQSRTYTKTLLPALKEENIEFLSLEQLTSLQLNRLEQYFDEQIFPVLTPMAVDAYRPFPMLLNKSLNLAIVLKDPYTPDELRSKTAIVQVPSVLERFIELDHDGKDQYVLLEEIIGHFIYKLFKGYIVESVTQFRITRNADMTIHEEGARDLLKEIEKELKKRKWGAAVRLELKKDGYDKNVLQYLLHELEIHEKDVYEVEAPLDLTFLFSFFKEISSKYDHLEYETLIPQPPKDMVSEMHIFDQASEKDIFLHHPYESFQPVVDFIADAADDPDVLAIKQTLYRVSGGSPIIEGLKRAAENGKQVTVLVELKARFDEENNVQWAKELEKAGCHVIYGMTYLKTHSKITLVVRKKNNRIERFVHLGTGNYNEKTANMYTDMGLITSKRKFGIDATNFFNYLSGYTEKPEFHHLSVAPFDIRKDFIQLIDEEIAYQKQYGNGRIISKMNSLTDKVIIMKLYEASNAGVKIDLIVRGICCLRPGIKGVSENIRVRSIVGRFLEHSRIYYFHHNGEEKIYLSSADMMTRNMEKRVEIAFPIFDGHIKKRINRILAVQLEDNMKSREQNSEGLYKYVDKSKDEQDIDSQLVMYGMAYDVLEDEE
- a CDS encoding metallophosphoesterase, with protein sequence MKKKMSRRLFLKSLLSFAAAGFTISIGGYSYARYMEPGLLDIQELVVADPKIPESFDGMKLIQFSDTHLSEYYTLGQLEHIQEIINDYSPDAVFFTGDLMDDPGSYKHPEKIIPLMKKIKAPLGKFAVYGNHDHGGYGSDAYSEIMSRAGFNVLKNETVKIRLANQSFITIGGLDDLILGRPDYERTAGAFHPDSYNILLAHEPDAWIRAKNFPVDLQLSGHSHGGQIQLPFYGPVITPPLADIYTEGLYKYGTRKLYVNRGLGTTRLPFRFLSMPELTVFTLKSSHV